One part of the Bacteroidia bacterium genome encodes these proteins:
- a CDS encoding 2-dehydro-3-deoxyphosphooctonate aldolase: MKTQFILPLILFSFLLFSCKGSKNLQSSSSKVKSGKLVKPTLQNSNAFKLFGISEDGTYGYSEKNPIKVGGATNSEGPKNEQRYLNALAGPNGEEISYKRLGSCCAFKTENGFMGGGLLDRYEVKWKGGKKPVIIFINMYDMDDKELKAPKGLTLNEL; encoded by the coding sequence ATGAAAACACAATTCATTCTTCCATTAATTCTATTTTCATTTTTGTTGTTTTCCTGTAAAGGAAGCAAAAATCTCCAAAGTTCAAGTTCCAAGGTCAAGTCAGGGAAGCTTGTTAAACCAACTCTTCAAAATTCCAATGCTTTTAAGCTTTTCGGCATTTCTGAAGATGGGACCTATGGCTATTCCGAAAAGAATCCAATAAAGGTAGGCGGAGCAACAAATAGCGAAGGGCCTAAAAACGAGCAGAGATATCTCAATGCCCTGGCTGGTCCAAATGGAGAAGAGATTTCTTATAAACGCTTAGGTAGCTGTTGCGCCTTTAAAACTGAAAACGGTTTCATGGGCGGCGGCCTCCTGGATCGCTATGAGGTGAAATGGAAAGGAGGCAAAAAACCTGTGATTATCTTTATCAATATGTATGACATGGATGATAAAGAATTGAAGGCCCCGAAAGGATTGACACTTAATGAACTCTAG